One Thalassotalea atypica DNA window includes the following coding sequences:
- a CDS encoding carbohydrate binding family 9 domain-containing protein, which yields MSFSEKTNNSLINTCVLGLSIWVSSFFVTAKDNIDTKTIDIPHISGQIVIDAKLNEPQWQQATKVEVNNVTRPYDNLPSPISTQALLMEDGGTFYLAFIAKDPDPSQIRAYFKDRDRSWGDDLVGIKLDTYNDQRSAYRFMVNPLGVQIDGIENEVTQRESDSWDGIWESKGEIVEDGYIVEMALPLRMLNFNEGLHEQRWGIELVRFYPRDQRFRISNIRLERGNRCEICQMMPADGFSGAKQGNNLTVTPSLVVAQSEERDDDNKWQTEDDIEPSLDVRWGITPDILLNATLNPDFSTVETDNAQLNINNNFALFLQEKRPFFLDNADYFDTNYNLVYTRNINAPNYGAKLTGRHKNHSFGLFLTDDDSTNILIPGNRRASIAEIDSESTAAAFRYRNNFNKDITLGWISTLRSADDYHNIVHGIDARIRLSQSDVIKAQQLYSNTEYPEDLYEQFCDADDVGDCKLSETEPCSIENCDVNELVLRTQKDGDFSGNAFKAGYYHDSRNWHYRATYQKQNADFRGDLGFISRVDQEKFVVALERKWYAEPNKWWNEARVYSDWDIAHNDDGELIEKELDIVANVFAQLGSRIRVQYSNRDKVGSRRDQSSLAIDDNTTLFSESEWSLFSEIKPIAGIYLNTKLEYGDDIDFSNHRLGTKKLFRPTFNWNVNEHLELKVKHTFKALDADNDNVFIARLTDFRATYQFNVQSFIRISLIYNNTSRNPNNYPLSLPEDITAHSRDVSSELLYAYKINPQTVFYAGYSEHRDTEGKFSDLEQDFRKVFMKFSYAWQK from the coding sequence ATGTCCTTTTCAGAAAAAACGAATAACTCACTAATCAATACTTGTGTACTTGGCTTGAGTATCTGGGTGAGCTCGTTTTTCGTAACTGCCAAAGACAATATCGACACAAAGACAATTGATATACCTCATATTAGTGGTCAGATAGTTATCGATGCAAAGCTGAATGAACCGCAATGGCAACAGGCTACAAAAGTTGAGGTGAATAACGTAACTCGCCCTTATGATAATTTACCTAGCCCTATTTCCACACAAGCGTTATTGATGGAAGATGGGGGTACCTTTTACTTAGCCTTCATTGCCAAAGATCCTGACCCTAGCCAAATTAGAGCATATTTTAAAGACCGAGATAGATCATGGGGAGACGATTTAGTAGGTATTAAACTCGATACCTACAACGATCAACGTAGCGCTTATCGCTTTATGGTTAACCCACTTGGCGTGCAAATCGATGGTATTGAAAATGAAGTTACCCAAAGAGAAAGCGATTCTTGGGATGGCATTTGGGAAAGTAAAGGTGAAATAGTCGAAGACGGCTACATTGTTGAAATGGCACTACCATTACGTATGCTTAACTTTAATGAAGGCTTACATGAACAACGATGGGGCATTGAGCTGGTTCGCTTCTATCCGCGAGATCAGCGATTTCGTATTTCGAACATTCGACTCGAACGAGGCAATCGTTGCGAAATTTGCCAAATGATGCCGGCAGATGGTTTTTCAGGCGCTAAACAAGGTAATAACCTAACCGTTACCCCGTCGCTTGTTGTGGCTCAAAGTGAAGAACGCGATGATGACAACAAATGGCAGACTGAAGATGACATTGAACCAAGCCTCGATGTACGCTGGGGTATTACACCTGATATTCTACTCAATGCGACACTAAACCCTGATTTCTCAACCGTCGAAACTGACAATGCTCAACTGAACATTAACAACAATTTCGCATTATTTCTGCAAGAAAAAAGGCCCTTTTTTCTTGATAATGCCGACTACTTTGATACCAACTACAACTTAGTTTATACGCGAAATATCAACGCACCCAATTACGGCGCTAAACTGACGGGAAGACACAAAAATCATTCATTTGGCCTGTTTCTAACGGATGACGACTCTACCAATATACTTATTCCTGGCAACCGCCGAGCAAGTATTGCTGAAATCGATAGTGAGTCAACAGCTGCTGCATTCAGGTATAGAAATAACTTCAATAAAGATATTACCTTGGGTTGGATATCAACACTACGCAGTGCTGACGATTATCACAACATTGTACACGGTATAGATGCCCGTATTAGGCTGAGTCAATCTGACGTTATCAAAGCGCAACAATTGTACTCTAATACGGAATACCCCGAAGATTTGTACGAGCAATTTTGTGATGCTGATGATGTTGGCGACTGCAAATTATCCGAAACAGAGCCATGCAGCATTGAAAATTGCGATGTTAACGAGCTAGTTTTGCGCACACAAAAAGACGGCGATTTTAGCGGTAATGCGTTTAAAGCAGGCTACTATCACGACTCTCGAAATTGGCATTATCGAGCAACCTACCAGAAGCAAAATGCTGATTTTAGAGGTGATTTAGGCTTTATCTCACGAGTAGATCAAGAAAAGTTTGTTGTTGCACTCGAGCGTAAATGGTACGCAGAGCCTAATAAATGGTGGAACGAAGCGAGGGTTTATTCAGATTGGGACATTGCCCACAATGACGATGGCGAGTTGATCGAGAAAGAACTCGATATTGTGGCCAATGTATTTGCTCAATTAGGTTCACGAATTAGAGTGCAATACAGTAACCGAGATAAAGTCGGTAGCCGCAGAGATCAAAGCAGCTTGGCCATTGATGATAACACCACATTATTTAGTGAAAGTGAATGGAGTTTGTTCTCTGAAATAAAGCCGATTGCAGGTATTTATTTGAATACTAAGCTTGAATATGGGGATGATATTGACTTCTCAAACCACCGTTTAGGTACCAAGAAGTTATTCCGCCCCACATTTAACTGGAATGTAAACGAGCACCTGGAATTGAAAGTCAAACATACTTTTAAAGCGCTAGATGCAGACAACGACAATGTTTTTATTGCCCGATTAACGGACTTTAGAGCTACTTACCAGTTTAACGTTCAAAGCTTTATACGAATCAGTTTGATATACAACAATACTTCCAGAAATCCGAACAACTATCCATTAAGTTTGCCTGAAGATATTACCGCTCATTCAAGAGATGTATCAAGTGAGTTGCTGTATGCCTATAAAATTAACCCGCAAACCGTCTTTTACGCCGGGTACTCTGAGCACCGAGATACTGAAGGCAAATTCAGTGATTTAGAACAAGACTTCCGCAAAGTCTTTATGAAATTCAGTTATGCATGGCAGAAATAG
- a CDS encoding DUF599 domain-containing protein, translating into MPFSLLDIIAIAFFVIVWMGYTSFARKKAKTTNCIARCLHQHRIHWMYELITRDIRVGEAALLANLERNIAFFASTTLLVLAGVLTLFAQVEQLEEVIGSLPFAEQPNHFAIQLKLSLLAFIFILAFFQLTWSMRQYGFLNVMIGAAPIDPSGKNVNLQKYAKQMAIVQDQAAHSYNYGLRSFYFSLAVIGWFFHPLMFVVATLVVVFTLYQREFTSKAVRAITAGQDILTKEREARLK; encoded by the coding sequence ATGCCTTTTTCTTTATTAGACATTATTGCAATCGCCTTTTTTGTCATTGTTTGGATGGGTTATACTTCATTTGCCCGAAAAAAAGCGAAAACCACTAACTGCATTGCTCGTTGTCTTCATCAGCATCGAATTCATTGGATGTATGAGTTAATTACTCGCGATATTCGAGTAGGTGAGGCTGCTCTACTGGCCAACTTGGAGCGCAATATTGCGTTTTTTGCCTCAACAACCTTACTGGTTTTAGCTGGTGTATTGACCTTGTTTGCTCAAGTTGAACAACTTGAAGAAGTGATTGGCTCGCTCCCATTTGCTGAGCAACCTAATCATTTTGCTATTCAACTAAAGCTCAGCTTACTTGCCTTTATATTTATTTTGGCTTTCTTTCAATTGACGTGGTCGATGCGACAATATGGTTTTTTGAATGTCATGATTGGCGCGGCCCCCATTGATCCTTCAGGCAAGAATGTGAACTTACAAAAATACGCAAAACAAATGGCGATTGTGCAAGATCAAGCGGCACATTCTTATAACTATGGGCTGCGTTCATTTTATTTTTCACTTGCTGTTATCGGTTGGTTTTTTCACCCATTGATGTTTGTGGTAGCAACCCTCGTGGTGGTGTTTACGTTATATCAGCGTGAATTTACATCAAAGGCAGTACGCGCTATCACTGCCGGTCAGGATATTTTGACCAAGGAAAGAGAAGCAAGGTTAAAATAA
- a CDS encoding DUF2919 family protein: MPEQYRHLLPSDFDRYDCVKISKVFYFTLIYLLRAYIAWVMSVSNMQDRVGVIEFLYPDPQLFYLNLLSGMLGIFLLFLLSMRRPEAPRWVLWFWPKSREVIVVALCFDLLVSAYGYITLALFSAEYLAIQATVTLLIITFCYRSKRLSLNLAEFPIAIPEK; encoded by the coding sequence ATGCCAGAGCAGTACCGACATTTATTACCTTCAGATTTTGACCGCTACGACTGCGTAAAGATATCTAAGGTATTCTATTTTACGTTAATTTACCTATTACGAGCTTATATTGCTTGGGTTATGTCGGTAAGTAATATGCAGGATAGAGTAGGAGTTATAGAGTTCTTATACCCGGATCCGCAGTTATTTTATCTAAATTTACTGTCAGGGATGCTAGGAATTTTCTTGTTGTTTCTTCTTAGCATGAGAAGACCAGAAGCACCTCGTTGGGTTCTTTGGTTTTGGCCTAAGTCCAGAGAGGTTATTGTGGTTGCATTGTGCTTTGATTTATTAGTAAGCGCATATGGCTACATAACGCTAGCCTTGTTTTCGGCTGAGTATCTAGCTATTCAAGCGACAGTTACCTTATTAATTATTACATTTTGTTATCGCAGTAAAAGGCTATCATTAAATCTTGCTGAGTTCCCAATAGCGATCCCCGAAAAATAA
- a CDS encoding MBL fold metallo-hydrolase: protein MQPVIQHFFHPATFTLTYVVSCPETQACVIIDPVLDFDISSGEIGCDSAQQMLSYIKQHNLKVVYSLETHAHADHVTGASYLRKHFNCKIACSEQIIKIQTEFKSLFNFEEFADNGCQFDFLLKDNDTLDVGKLTINVMSTPGHTPDSITYVIGEHAFIGDTLFMPDSGSARCDFPGGSAALLYQSIQKIYALGDHIKLYMCHDYQPKGRELRYQCTVEEQKLYNIQISHQITETEYIEKREQRDAGLSVPRLIYPSLQLNINAGDLPEAESNQRRYLKLPLYPAQALIK, encoded by the coding sequence ATGCAGCCTGTTATTCAACATTTTTTCCATCCCGCCACATTTACCCTAACTTACGTAGTAAGCTGCCCCGAAACCCAAGCCTGTGTCATTATCGATCCCGTGCTAGATTTTGATATATCATCCGGCGAGATTGGCTGTGACTCCGCACAACAAATGCTTAGTTACATTAAGCAGCATAATCTTAAAGTCGTCTATAGCTTAGAAACCCATGCCCACGCAGATCACGTTACCGGTGCTTCATATTTACGAAAACACTTTAACTGTAAAATCGCTTGCAGTGAACAAATCATAAAAATTCAAACAGAGTTTAAGTCGTTATTCAATTTTGAGGAGTTTGCTGACAATGGCTGTCAATTTGATTTTCTGTTAAAAGACAACGATACGCTAGATGTAGGCAAGTTAACGATTAATGTAATGTCAACGCCAGGACATACACCCGATAGCATCACCTATGTTATAGGTGAACATGCCTTTATTGGTGATACCTTATTTATGCCTGACTCCGGCTCTGCAAGGTGTGACTTTCCAGGGGGCTCTGCAGCCCTTCTATACCAATCCATTCAGAAAATTTATGCCCTTGGAGATCATATAAAGTTATACATGTGTCATGATTACCAGCCAAAAGGTCGTGAATTAAGATACCAATGTACGGTTGAAGAACAAAAGTTATACAACATTCAAATTAGCCATCAAATTACAGAAACGGAATATATTGAGAAACGTGAACAACGAGACGCTGGTCTGTCTGTTCCACGCCTTATTTATCCATCATTACAGCTCAACATCAATGCTGGAGATTTGCCAGAAGCAGAATCGAATCAGCGAAGATACTTAAAACTCCCATTGTATCCGGCACAAGCGCTAATCAAGTAA
- the rnhA gene encoding ribonuclease HI, producing the protein MQKEVMIYTDGSCLGNPGPGGYGAVLKYKEHTKELAQGYKLTTNNRMELLAPIKALASLKEPCKVTITTDSQYVRQGITKWIENWLKNNWKTANKKPVKNVDLWKQLYEENKRHLVTWKWVKGHSGHPENERCDDLAREAAMDKKLLEDKGYEAN; encoded by the coding sequence ATGCAAAAAGAAGTCATGATTTATACCGATGGGTCTTGTCTGGGTAACCCTGGACCCGGTGGATACGGTGCTGTGTTGAAGTACAAAGAGCATACCAAAGAGCTCGCTCAAGGTTATAAGCTCACAACAAATAACCGAATGGAGTTATTGGCCCCGATTAAAGCTTTGGCTTCTTTGAAAGAGCCTTGCAAAGTAACAATCACCACTGATAGCCAATACGTAAGGCAAGGCATAACAAAATGGATAGAAAATTGGCTCAAGAATAATTGGAAAACCGCAAATAAAAAGCCCGTTAAAAATGTTGATTTGTGGAAGCAACTTTATGAAGAAAACAAAAGACACCTAGTCACCTGGAAATGGGTTAAAGGTCACTCTGGGCACCCTGAGAATGAGCGTTGTGATGATCTTGCTAGAGAAGCAGCAATGGATAAAAAGCTGTTAGAAGATAAAGGCTACGAAGCTAACTAA
- the dnaQ gene encoding DNA polymerase III subunit epsilon: MTTNNTKDERLIILDTETTGINPREGHRIVEIGCVEMVNRQLTGRTYHAYINPLFQMEQEVINVHGLTNEFLADKPLFGQVAKEFIEFIQGAELVIHNAKFDVGFMDHEFAMARQNLPMTADICTVTDTLKVSKDEFGSPKTLDFLAKHYRVSGLVDRTYHGALIDAQLLAYVYIEMTRKQATFNLNAGNGDESGDANAVRRINSDREPLKIIHASADEILAHQERLAIVEQKGGVPLWRK; encoded by the coding sequence TTGACTACCAATAATACAAAAGATGAACGATTAATTATTCTTGATACAGAAACAACGGGTATTAACCCACGAGAAGGGCACCGTATTGTTGAAATTGGTTGTGTTGAGATGGTTAACCGTCAACTAACTGGCCGCACTTATCATGCTTATATCAACCCGCTGTTCCAAATGGAGCAAGAAGTAATTAATGTTCACGGGTTAACCAATGAATTTCTGGCGGATAAACCGTTATTTGGACAAGTAGCAAAAGAATTTATTGAATTCATTCAAGGCGCAGAACTTGTAATCCATAATGCTAAGTTTGATGTTGGCTTTATGGATCATGAGTTTGCAATGGCAAGACAAAACCTGCCAATGACCGCTGACATATGTACGGTTACCGATACGCTTAAAGTATCTAAAGATGAATTTGGCTCACCTAAAACACTCGACTTTTTAGCAAAGCATTATCGAGTTAGTGGTTTGGTAGATCGTACTTATCACGGAGCTTTGATTGATGCGCAGTTACTTGCGTATGTTTATATTGAAATGACCCGTAAACAGGCGACATTCAATTTAAATGCAGGTAATGGTGATGAGTCAGGCGATGCAAATGCGGTACGTCGGATAAATAGTGACCGAGAACCTCTAAAGATTATCCATGCCTCTGCCGATGAAATATTAGCCCATCAAGAAAGGTTGGCTATTGTTGAACAAAAAGGAGGAGTGCCACTTTGGCGAAAATAA
- a CDS encoding TIGR03503 family protein, whose product MSLFSMKRLVMATSLIMAPLGIAQENVLPRAMPEEVRSEIEYARDSNVANQIPYFDNRFKIDANIDEITLLFYRKLGTPPIILVRPDGSKLKIGSLPKDKVSWYDDRTFDMVKIKKPMPGPWQAIGAIEPNSRIMVISEVRIEVEPLPEVLLAGETLKVTGQLFNGEDAIDAPAFRGVVNLDVDFFSTNNTAFDNFGAKPIKLTTFRDDGYDLDEYRGDSIFTGEFTLDFAPGEWIPTYYVKLPMAKRELKQKPVIIRHNPITIEANISENPKKNHHAVFNIANEFVDPDSVIFQGKVTYPDKQEIPFSIMEGSGLTREHEIENTEGGIFRVRVGAYGKTVNGREFRLVVPEFTFNVEDRFTPLYIESAIDGSESMLSTEEGNQPLLPKLSKEEELEILLEQQAIEQAEEDKQTYIAIGIANGVIIFVFIIGFGFYRWRIKKKS is encoded by the coding sequence ATGTCGCTGTTCTCTATGAAGCGGTTAGTGATGGCTACAAGCCTAATAATGGCACCCCTCGGTATTGCCCAGGAGAATGTGCTGCCAAGAGCTATGCCTGAAGAAGTGCGTTCAGAAATAGAGTATGCACGAGATAGCAATGTCGCTAATCAAATCCCTTATTTCGACAATCGATTTAAGATTGACGCTAATATAGATGAAATTACATTATTGTTTTATCGCAAATTAGGCACACCACCGATTATTCTCGTGCGCCCCGATGGCAGTAAACTTAAGATTGGTAGCTTGCCAAAAGATAAAGTGTCTTGGTACGACGACCGTACTTTTGACATGGTAAAGATTAAAAAACCAATGCCTGGACCTTGGCAAGCTATTGGAGCGATAGAACCTAACAGCCGTATTATGGTAATTTCAGAAGTCAGGATTGAAGTCGAGCCTTTACCTGAAGTTTTACTAGCCGGAGAGACATTAAAAGTTACCGGCCAATTGTTCAACGGCGAAGATGCCATAGATGCACCAGCTTTTCGTGGTGTCGTTAATTTAGATGTCGATTTTTTTAGTACTAATAATACCGCCTTCGATAATTTTGGTGCAAAGCCTATTAAGCTGACAACCTTTCGCGATGACGGATATGATCTGGATGAATATCGTGGCGATTCGATTTTTACTGGGGAATTCACGCTAGATTTTGCACCTGGAGAGTGGATCCCTACCTATTACGTCAAGCTACCGATGGCAAAGCGTGAATTAAAGCAAAAGCCAGTCATTATTCGACATAACCCTATCACAATTGAGGCGAATATCAGTGAGAACCCGAAAAAAAATCACCATGCGGTTTTTAATATTGCCAATGAGTTTGTCGATCCTGACAGTGTAATTTTTCAAGGCAAGGTGACTTACCCGGACAAGCAAGAAATTCCCTTCTCTATTATGGAAGGGAGTGGATTAACACGTGAACATGAAATAGAAAATACTGAAGGTGGTATTTTTAGGGTGAGGGTTGGTGCTTATGGGAAAACCGTCAATGGGCGAGAATTTAGGTTAGTGGTGCCTGAATTTACCTTTAACGTTGAAGATCGTTTCACCCCGCTTTATATTGAATCTGCAATTGACGGCTCAGAATCGATGCTATCTACAGAAGAGGGTAACCAGCCCTTGCTGCCGAAACTTTCTAAAGAGGAAGAGTTGGAAATACTGTTAGAACAACAAGCTATCGAGCAAGCAGAGGAAGACAAACAAACCTATATAGCGATTGGTATTGCAAATGGTGTGATTATTTTTGTCTTCATTATTGGTTTTGGCTTTTATCGCTGGCGAATCAAAAAGAAAAGCTAA